The DNA segment ACTTGTCCCAGGACGTGAATTGGCATTGCAATCTGATACAGTGTTAAAGAATGCAGGTTCAGGTTTGCGTAGTTGTTGTTGCTATGGCGGACGTGCCGCTATGGATGAACATCGTAAAATACGTGAGCAACATCCGCAAATTGTCTTTGCTACACCAGGCAGATTAAATGATCATCTTAAAAAAGGAAATATATCACCATATGCAATTAAGTATATAGTAATAGACGAGTTTGATAAATGCCTTGAGATGGGTTTCCGTGATGAGATGAGTGATATAATCAGCAAACTGAAAGGTGCACAGCGTCATATCTTGTTATCTGCTACAGATGCTGATGAAATACCCGATTTCGTAAATATGGGTAAGACAACTAATCTAAACTTCCTTGATAAGGATGAGCAAGTACCAGATAGAATAAAGCTGTATGAAGTACATAGTCAAGAAAAAGATAAAATAGATACCCTTCAGAAACTTCTGCGGAGTTTTGGAGAAGAGAGCAGTATTGTTTTCCTCAATTATAGAGATAGTGTAGAGCGAGCAGAAGAGTTACTACATAAAAGAGGGTTTGCTACAAGTGCATTTCATGGAGGCTTAGAACAGAAATTACGTGAAGATGCTCTGTACAAATTCAGTAACGGTTCTACAAATATTTTCATATCTACAGATCTAGGATCACGTGGACTTGACATTCCTGATATAGACAATATTGTACATTATCATCTTCCTTTAAATGAAGAGAGTTACATACATAGGGTAGGCCGTACAGCAAGGTGGAAAGCACATGGAGAGTCTTTCTTTATATTAGGTCCAGATGAGACGATGCCTGAATATATAAATGACGATGTTGAAGAATTTAAAATACCAACCGATCTGCCAGATCCAGCATTACCGAAAATGGTAACCATTTATATCGGAAAAGGTAAAAATGATAAGATAAGTAAAGGCGATATAGTAGGTTTCTTATGTAAAAAAGGAGGCCTTGAAAAAACACAGATTGGCCGTATTGATGTAAATGATCGTTATACATATGCAGCAGTTAGTAGACCAATGCTGAACCAATTATTGAAACTTACCAGAGGAGAAAAAATCAAAGGTATAAAGACTGTTGTTGAAATTGTCAAATAGACAAAAAAAGTACCAAATTCCTATATTTGTGTCGAAATATTTGGCTGATTGCAAGAAAAAATGTAACTTCGCCGTCGAATTTTCAAAAAAAGAATTTATTAATAAACAAATATTTTAATAAACAATCAAATGAAGAAGTACAACTTTAATGCAGGTCCGTCAATGCTTCCACGTGAGGTGATTGAGAACACGGCAAAGCAGATTTTAGACTTCAATGGTTCTGGTCTTTCATTAGCAGAGATCAGCCATCGTGCTAAAGATTTCCAACCAGTTGTTGATGAGGCAGAAGCTCTCATTAAGGAATTATTAAATGTTCCTGAAGGCTACTCCGTATTATTCCTTGGTGGCGGTGCCTCCTTAGAGTTTTGTATGATTCCATTCAACTTCTTAATAAAGAAGGCAGCATATCTGAACACAGGTGTTTGGGCTAAGAAGGCAATGAAAGAAGCTAAATTTTTTGGCGAGGTAGTCGAAGTTGCTTCTTCTGCTGATGCTAATTATACATTTATTCCAAAGGATTGGTCTTGTCCTGCAGATGCTGACTATCTTCATATCACATCAAATAATACTATCTACGGAACAGAAATTCGTAAAGATCTTGATGTAAATGTTCCTATGATATCAGATATGTCATCTGATATACTCAGCAGACCTGTAGATGTTTCAAAATATGACTGTATATATGCCGGTGCACAGAAGAATTTGTCAATGGCAGGTGTAACAGTTATCATTCTCAAAAATGATAAATTAGGTAAGGCTCCACGAGAGATACCTACAATGCTAGACTATCGTACACATGTTGACAAAGGTTCAATGTTTAATACTCCTCCAGTTGTTCCTATTTATACAGCACTCGAAAATCTTCGTTGGATTAAGAAAAAAGGTGGTGTTGAAGCAATGGACAGGAGAGCCAATGAACGTGCTGAAATAGTTTACTCAGAAATAGAGCGTAACAAGCTATTCAAGGGTACTGTTAAAGAAGAAGATCGTTCTGTAATGAACATATGCTTTGTTATGAATGATGAATATAAAGAACTTGAAAAACCTTTCTTGGATTACGCAATATCAAAGGGTATGGTTGGTATAAAAGGGCATCGTTCTGTCGGAGGTTTCCGTGCGAGTTGCTATAACGCTCAGACTATTGAAGGCGTTAACGCCCTTGTGAAGTGCATGAAGGATTTTGAAGCACAGAATTAATTAGACATTTCAAATAAAGGGCGGATTTATTCCGCCCTATATTCGTTTTAAACAACATATTAATTAAAAAACTATGAAAGTATTAGTAGCAACAGAAAAGCCATTTGCAGCGGCTGCTGTAAATGGTATTAAAGCAGAAATTGAAGCAACTGGTAATCAGTTGGTTTTATTAGAAAAATATACAGACAAGTCACAACTCCTTGACGCAGTTAAGGATGCTGATGCCATGATAGTTCGTTCAGACAAAGTAACGCCTGAAGTTCTTGATGCTGCAAAAAAACTTAAGATTGTTGTTCGTGCCGGTGCCGGTTTTGACAGTATAGACACAGCTTATGCAAAGACAAAAGGTGTAGTTGTTGAGAATACTCCCGGACAGAACTCTAATGCTGTTGCTGAACTAGTTTTCGGACTTTTAGTCTATGCAGTACGTAATTTCTATAATGGAAAATCAGGCGTAGAACTGAAAGGAAAAAAACTTGGTATTCTTGCTTTTGGAAATGTTGGTCGTAACGTGGCACGTGTTGCTAAAGGTTTTGGCATGGATGTATATGCATACGATGCATATTGTCCTAAAGCTGCTATAGAAGAGGCTGGCGTACATGCTGTTGACAGTCAAAATGAATTGTTTAAAAATTGTGATGTTGTTTCTCTACACATACCTGCTACATCAGAGACAAAGGAAAGCATTAACTATGCACAAGTAAATATGATGGAGAAGGGTGGTATCCTTATAAATACGGCCCGTAAAGAGGTTATTAATGAACCAGAACTTATCAAATTGCTTTCTGATCGTGAAGATCTGAAATACATTACAGATATCAAACCTGATGCTGATGCAGAATTTGCAAAGTTTGAAGGACGCTATTTCAGTACACCAAAGAAAATGGGTGCTCAGACAGCTGAGGCAAATATAAATGCAGGTATTGCTGCTGCAAAGCAGATAAATGCATTCTTTAAAGACGGTTGCACTAAATTTCAGGTAAATAAATAAAAACGATGGCAACAATAAAACCATTCAAGGGTGTTCGCCCTCCAAAGGAGTTTGTTGAGAGTGTAGAATCTCGTCCTTATGACGTGCTTAACAGCGAGGAAGCTCGCGAAGAGGCAGGTGACAATGAAAAGAGTCTATATCATATAATTAAACCGGAAATAGACTTTGAACAAGGTACAAGTGAGTATGATCCTCGTGTTTATGAAAAAGCTGCTGAGAATTTTAAAAAATTCCAAAATAAAGGCTGGCTTGTTCAAGATGAAAAGGAGCAATATTATATCTACGCCCAGACTATGAACGGTAAGACTCAATATGGACTGGTTGTCGGTGCATATGTCAATGATTACCTTACAGGCGTAATCAAAAAGCATGAACTTACCCGCCGCGACAAAGAAGAGGATAGAATGAAGCATGTCCGCGTGTGCGATGCAAACATAGAACCGGTATTTTTTGCTTATCCAGACAACTCAATACTTGACGCCCTTATTAAAAAGTATGCAGCAGGGAAATCTGAATATGACTTTATTGCTCCTATAGATGGCTTTCGTCATCAATTCTGGATTGTAACTGACGATAAAGACATTAATACAATAACAGATGAATTCGCTAAGATGTCATCATTGTATATTGCAGATGGTCACCATCGTTCAGCAGCAGCTGCTCTTGTTGGTGCAGAAAAAGCCAAACAGAATCCTAACCATACAGGCAAAGAAGAGTATAATTATTTTATGGCGGTATGTTTTCAGGCTTCACAACTTACCATACTTGATTATAACAGGGTGGTAACAGATCTTAATGGGATGACTTCAGAACAGTTCTTGTCTGCATTAAATAAAAACTTTAACGTAGAAGAAAAAGGTTCTGATATATATAAACCTGTAGCTCTGCATAATTTCTCTTTATATCTTGATGAGAAATGGTATAGTATTACAGCCAAACAAGGAACATTCAATGATCAGGATCCTATTGGGGTGTTAGATGTTGACATTTCCAGCAGACTGATTTTAGATGATCTTTTGGGTATAAAGGATTTACGTTCTGATAAGCGTATTGACTTTGTAGGCGGATTGAGAGGACTTAAAGAATTGAAGCGCCGCGTAGACAATGGCGAAATGAAAATGGCTTTGGCACTTTATCCTGTATCTATGAAACAGATTATGGATATTGCAGACAGTGGTAAAATAATGCCTCCTAAGGCCACATGGTTTGAGCCTAAACTGCGTTCAGGTCTTATCATTCATAAGCTAAGCTAATTATTTATAGTCTATAACCATAAATGGGAGACGAATATAAAACAATAAATAATATTGGTGAAGGAACTTATTCTGAGAAAAGGAGTAAGTTCCTTGCTTTTTCACATCATATTTCGAACGTTGATGAGGCCAGAGACATATTAGACATGTATCATAAAAAATATTATGATTCAAGGCATGTTTGCTATGCATACGTATTGGGTCCCGACAGGCATGAATTCAGAGCTAATGATGATGGAGAGCCAAGTAGTACTGCGGGCAAACCTATTTTAGGTCAGATTAATAGCAGTGAACTAACAGATATATTAGTTGTTGTTGTAAGATATTATGGAGGGGTGAACCTGGGTACAGGAGGTTTGATCGTTGCATATCGTACTGCGGCAGCTGAGGCTATTGCAAATTCAGAAATAATAAGCAAGTATGTAGAAGAGGAAGTAAAATATAGCTTTCCGTATGTTATGATGAACGATGTAATGCGTATAATAAAAGAGATGGATCCTAAAATAATATCTCAGACATATGATAATACATGCGAAATTACAATGTCAATCAGACAGAGCAAAGCCGAACAATTGAGAAATAAACTAAAAAAGTTATCCTTCGAATAACTGAACCCCAGTTAAAAATAATAAATTCTCAATTTCTCATACCCTTTTTTCAATTATAAATGTTACCTTTGTATTCGTTTAAAGGAAGGTTGGCAGAGTGACCGAATGCGCTGGACTCGAAATCCGGTATACCCCTTTCGGGTATCGGGGGTTTGAATCCCTCACCTTCCGCAAACAAATAATCCAACCGAAAATCTAAAATTAAATCATGGACAGCGAATTTTGGCAAAGAGAAATTGAAACAATGCCAAGACCTGAGTTAGAAAAATTGCAGGTCGAAAAGTTGAAACGTACGATAAACATTGCCTTGAAGTCTCCTCTGTACAAGAGGCGTCTTGGAGATTTTGGCATTAATGCAGAGTCAATTAATACTGTTGATGATATAAGGAAAATTCCATTTACTACAAAAGAAGATTTGCGCAACAATTATCCTTTCGGACTTGTTGGTGGAGATATGAAAGATGCAATACGTATTCATTCATCAAGTGGTACAACAGGTCATCCTACAGTAGTAGTATATAGCCGTCATGATATAGACTCATGGGCAAATATGATAGCTCGCAATATGTATATGGTTGGATGTAGAAATACAGATGTTTTTCAGAACAGTTCAGGTTATGGAATGTTTACCGGTGGTTTAGGATTCCAATATGGTGCAGAAAAATTAGGAGCTACAACTGTTCCGGCAGCAGCAGGTAATAGCAAACGCCAGATAATGTTTATAAAAGACTTTGGTACTACATGTTTGCATGCTATTCCTAGTTATGCGATACGCCTTGCAGAAGTTTTTCAAGAAGAAGGTCTTGATCCGCGTGATACCAAATTACATACACTATTTATTGGCGCAGAACCACATACAGAGGAACAAAGGAGAAGGATAGAACGTATGCTTGGTGTAAAAGCATATAATAGTTTTGGAATGACAGAGATGAACGGACCGGGAGTTGCTTTCGAATGCAAATATCAAAATGGCATGCATTTATGGGAAGACAATTATATCGTAGAGATAATTGATCCTGATACCCTTGAGCCTGTTCCAGACGGTACGATAGGAGAGATGGTTCTAACAACTTTAGACCGTACGATGATGCCTATATTGAGATATCGTACGCATGACCTTACACGTATAATACCCGGTGAATGTGAGTGCGGACGCACACATCGTCGTATAGATCGTATAAAGGGGCGTACTGATGATATGTTTATCATTAAGGGCGTAAATGTATTCCCAATGCAGGTAGAGAAAATACTTGTACAGTATCACGGACTTGGAAGTAATTATTTGATAACACTTGATACAGAAAACGACAATGACATAATGACTGTTGAGGTTGAACTTGATAATCTCAATACAGAGAATTATCCAGAATTAGAACGAATGACAAATAATATAAAACGTGCACTTAAAGACGAGATACTTTTGACACCAAAAGTAAAACTTGTAAAAAAAGGTACGTTACCGCAGAGTGACGGAAAGGCCGTAAGAGTAAAAGACCTCCGTGACGGACGCGGATAACAATGTACAAAATGAAACTAAAAAAAGTATATATATCATTTTTGATATTATTTCTTGCCGCTCCGGTAGTGGCACAGAATATAAGAGAAGTTTTCAAGCAGATGCCTGATAGCATGTTCCCATATATTACCAATACAAATCGTTTGGATTTTATTGATTTTAAGGATGCTAACATGAAGGCAGAGGTAAACAATAGTCTTGGTGGAAAGAGTGAGATGAAAGTTCTTACAGATAATTACATTGAAGTGGAATTGAGCAGTGTATCCAATCTCCAGATCAGACTATTGCCTAAAGATTCGACAAAGGTAATATGTATGGTTACTACATTTTTTGGACCGGAAGCTGATAGCAAGGTTCAATTTTTCTCATTAAACTGGAAACCCCTGGATATAAAGTCTGCAGTTCCATCATTTGACGATTTTTTTGTAAAGCCGGATAGTATTAATACAGAGCGTTTTGTTCAACTTAAAAAAATGGTAGAACCTGTGATGTATTATGTAATCCTGTCTTCGAAAGATAACACAATCACTTATTCATTAAGTCTGCCTCTTCTCAATAAAGAAGATAAAAAAGCGTTAGATGCTGTATTGCGTAAGGTAACACTTAAATGGACCGGTAAGTCTTTTATGTAAATAAGATACATAATATATATGCATGTAGCCATAATTGGTGCAGGGGCAGCAGGATGCTTTGCAGCCATAAATCTGAAGAGATTAAACCCATCTGTTGACGTTACTGTATATGAAAGCGGTAACAGACCTCTTGCAAAAGTCTCTGTAACAGGCGGAGGAAGATGTAATCTTACTAATTCTTTTGATGGTATAAAGAGCTTGTCTGCTGTTTATCCACGTGGCGAGCGTCTTATGAAAAGACTCCTACATGAATTTAGTAATAAAGATACATGCGAATGGTTCGAACGTGAAGGAGTTCGCTTAATAACGCAAGATGACTACTGTGTATTTCCACAGTCGCAGGATGCGATGGAGATAGTTGATACACTTATAAATCTTATGAATAAGAATAAGATAAAAATTTGTACAGGTCATCGTGTGGACAATATAGAGAAAAATAATACTGATGAACAGAACAATGATTTTCGTATTAAATTTTCAGATACTAAAATAAAAGATATAAAAGCCGATGCTGTAGTTGTGGCTATCGGTGGTAGTCCTCATAGCAAAGGGCTCGCTTTTCTTGATAACTTCACACTAGAAATAGTAGAACCAAGACCATCGTTATTCAGTTTTTGTCTTCCACAAAATAGTATTACTGAAATGACAGGTACTGTGGTAAATGAAGTAGAGGTAAGTCTTTCTGGTACAAAGCATCGTGCATCAGGCCCTTTACTTATTACACATTGGGGCGTAAGTGGACCGGCAATACTTAAGCTTTCATCTTATGCAGCCCGTAGTCTCTTTGATAATGACTACAAAGCCAAACTTTCTGTCAATTGGTTTGGTGACAAAAACGAGAACGATGTACTAGAACATTTTATATCGACAGCAAAAGCCAATCCTCAGAAAAAACTTTCCACTACACGTCCCGAACATATTAATTCGCGTTTGTGGTTAAACCTATTGTTGCAAAGTGGGGTAGACCCTGAACAGCGTTGGTGTGAACTAAGTAAGAAAAGTTATAACCGTATGGTAAATACCTTGACAAACAATATATATAACATCGAAGGTAAAAACAAATTCAAAGAAGAATTCGTGACATGTGGAGGTATAGCATTAAACAATGTAAATTCACGTACACTTGAATGCAAAACATGCCCCGGCTTGTATTTTGCCGGGGAAGTCTTGGATGTTGATGCCATTACCGGAGGCTTTAATTTGCAAGCAGCCTGGACAATGGGATATGTTGTAGCCAAATCACTTTCTGTTAAGTGATTAGACTATCCTTTTTCTTCAAGTTTTTTACAGTCTTCAAGTAGTTTGATTGCATCTACATATTGGGCTATGCCAGATGCTACTTCTTTTGCCGCTTTCATTGCAAGAACTACTGTTTTAGGATGGTGAACAACATCGCCTCCTGCAAAAACGCCACTACGTGTGGTCATACCCATCGGGCGCTCATTGACGATGACATATCCTCTTTCATCCACATCAATTCCGGCAGTAGTAGATACAATACGATTTGCCGGTCTTGAGCCTATTGCAAGAAATACGCGACTAAATTCAACATTCTTCTCACCATCAGGAGTGTTCAGATGTATAGCCTTAAGCCGATTTTTTTCATTTCCAACAAAATCTATCGTGGAAGATTCCCACATAAACTTAACTCCTTCAGCAACGGCATCATTATACTCACTGGGTATTGCCGGCATTTTATCTTGTGTACTTCTATATATCACTGTTACATCAGCTCCAAGACGTATTGCAGTACGCGCAGCATCCATAGCTACATTGCCACCGCCAATTACAGCGACTCTTTCTCCCGGATTAATAGGTACCATGTCACGGCTTATAACTCCTTCGTTATAACTGTTTACACAGTGTAGAAGGTATGTAGACTGGTTTACACCTCTAAGGTCAGCACCTTTCACTCCATTCATATTCATTGGTATAGAAGTACCCGTACCAATAAAAATAGCATCATAACCTTCATCGAAAAGACTGTCTACGGTAATGTTATTTTCCCCCACAAGACAGTTAAGGACAAAATTTACTCCCAAGGCCTCAATTTTTGCTATCTCTTTTCGAACTACGGTTTTTGGCAGACGGTATTCAGGAATACCATACATTAATACGCCACCAGCAACATTCTGTCCTTCAAATATTGTAACATCAAATCCCTGACGTGCTAGATCTCCTGCAACAGTCAATCCGGCAGGGCCCGAACCTATTACCGCAACTCTTCCGCGTATATTTTTTTGGATTCTCTCACGTATAAGGTTCATGTCTGTATCGAAGTCAGCAATGAAACACTCCAGTTTTCCTATCTGTATGCCCTTTCCTTTTTTATTCAAAATACAATTTCCCTGACATTGTTTTTCATGTGGACACACACGACCACATATAGCAGGCAGGTTACTTTTATCATTTATGATACTCATAGCCTTTCCCATATTGCCCATTGAAAGTTGGTGTACAAATTCTGGAATATCATTATCTATAGGACATCCTTTTCTGCACATAGGAACCTTGCAATTTAGACATCTTTTAGCCTCGTCAATAGCTTCTTTGGTAGTAAATATTTCGTTTACCACCTGAAAAGAATTACTCTCCATACTCTTAAATAGTTTGTTGTTATTATCCTTAAATTGGTTCTTGTAGTCTATTTTGTAAACTACAGGTTGCAAAATTACACATTTTAGTTGACATAAGAGCATTTTTATTCAAATAAATTGAGTGTGTTAATAATTTATAAAATATAAAGAAACGTTTGACTCGTACCTAAGGGCATGGTGTAACTTTGCAAATGAATTCAAAAATCGTACGATTAATGAAAAATAAAATGAAGTTTAAAATCGGAGAGTTTTCTTGTCTTACAGGGGTTACCGTCAAGACGTTACGTTATTATGAACAGTTCGAACTTCTTGTACCTGACGAGGTAGATGAATGGACCGGATATCGTTATTATAATGTGGCACAGATGCAGACGATGAGTCAGATACGTCAGTTGAAAGCCATTGGATTCTCATTAGAAGAGATAAGAGACTTGCTTGAGAAAGACACTCACAAACCGAGTATTTCCCAACTGGAAGAGAAAATCAGGCAGTGTAATATCAGACTCAATAAGTTGTTAAATCAGCGTGCTCAACTTATGCAGATAGTTGACTCTCAAAAACAAATGAATGAAATGGAAAAAATTACAATTCAGTCTTTGCCAGAAATTATTGTGGCATCACATCGTAGAATCATTGCAAACTTTAGTGAACTTGGACCTCTATGTGTAAATGTTATAGGTCCTGAAATGTATAGATTAGGTTGTAAGTGTTCGCAGCCTGGCTATTGCTTCAGTATAGAGCATGGAGACGAATATACACCTACAAACGTTGATATTGAATACTTTGAACAGGTAGAGGAGATGGGGCAAGACTCTTCTATAATCAAATTTAAGAAACTACCTGCTGTATCAACTGCTGTATGTATGAAGTGTTATGGCCCTTACGAAAAATTATATGATCACTATGTAGAACTGTTTAAGTATATTGAACAGCATGGCTATCATAAGATTGGGAAATCACGTACCTGTTATGTTGATGGAGCCTGGAATCAGGAAGACCCTGATAAATGGCTAACAATAATTCAGGTTCCTGTTGAAAAAGAATAATCCAATATTTTAAAAACGATGCCCCTTCTTCTATGGTTGGGGCATTTTTTTGTTTTTGTATTTTTAGTATATTACCCTGAATATACATAGGTTTCTAAATAAATTAATAATATCGCTATATGTTGTTTGTTCTTGATTTATAAAAAACATTTTTAAACCTCAACCTCACTAATCTTATGTAAATATCTATAAACCAATATATTACCATAGTGAGGTTTTGTTTTGAAACCTCACTAAACCTCACTATTTAATTAATGGTAATTAAATATTACAAATATGCCATTTAAAAACAACTTGTTTTGTAATACAAATCAAGTTGTTTTGTTGAGCAAATTAAGTTGATTTGTATATAAAAATAAGTTGTTTTGTGTTGCTGTATTTATGTTTTTATAATGGTAAATTTAGTTTATACATTTGTTGTTAAATATCATTGTTATACGTATTTAGTATAGGAATAAGGAGGTCAAAATTGATTCTATTTGTTCAAATATTTATGATATCTTTGCAATTGTTATTTCAAGTTGATTGCGGAAAGAAGTTCCACAGTCAACTTGATGTTATAAAAAAGTAATTATTTAAGACAACTTATATTGTCAATTAACGATTAAACAGTCAACCACCTTTGGAAAAAGACACTAGTGAGGTTTAGTGAGGTTTAAAAACAAAACATCACTCTCGTAACTTGTTGTTTTATATGTATTTATATAAGATTAGTGAGGTTGAGGTTTAAAAACGTTTTTATAATTATAAGTATTATTATTGTTTACGTGTTTTCTGTAATATATTAAATGTAATCTAACATATTATTTATTTGATAAACATAATCATCATTTCTAAATAAAAAATGTCATTAACATGAAGAGTTTCAAAAAAACTATTATCTTTGCAAAGACTAATTAATATATATGCTATATGATAGAAACAGGACAAAAACTGCCGGAGATACTTGGTAAGGATCAGAACGGCAACACTATTAAAATGAGTGACTTCAAGGGTAAGAAACTGGTTCTCTATTTTTATCCCAAAGATTCCACCCCTGGTTGTACTAGTGAAGCATGTAACTTGCGTGACAACTATGAGCGTTTCCTTTCATTAGGTTATGCTGTAGTTGGTGTCAGCATCCAAGATGCAGATTCGCACAAGAAGTTCATTGAAAAATATGAATTGCCATTCCCTTTGATTGCTGACACAGATCGCGTGTTGGTAGAGGCACTAGGTATTTACGGAGAGAAACAAATGGCTGGTCGCAAATACATGGGTGTTTTTCGTACTACAGTTATTGCAGACGAAAATGGGGTAGTGGAACGCATCTTTATGCCTAAAGATATTAAAGTAAATGAACACGCAGAACAGATTCTAGATTGAAGAAGAAAAGAGCACTATGCTTTTTTCAAGAGTTGATATCCAATAACTCCTCCCAAAATAGAGGCTGAAAATATACCAACCATGGCCTGAACATAGTTGTCATGGTTGGTAAATGCCAAAGTTGATACAAACATAGACATTGTAAAACCTATCGAGGCCAAGAAACCTAACCCGATTATTCTTCTTTTCGTAATCGTTTTTGGGAAAGTTGCAATTTTTAGTTTTGTAATAATCATTGTTGATCCAACAATTCCGATCGGTTTACCTAATAGTAATCCAAACATAACTCCTATCGCGACATTGGTAGAGAAGAGTGATGCAAAATCAATCTTAATAAAAGAGATTCCAGCATTCGACAAAGCGAATATTGGCATTATAATAAAAGAAACCATAGGGTGCATCGCATGCTCAAGCCTCTGAAGTGGAGGCACCGCGAATTTTGCGTCAGTCCTTATTCTGTCAATAATTTCGACTTGATTAGCCTTGAGTGTTGAGAATTCACTACTTTTAATTTGACTAAACTTATTTAGCAGTTTCTTTGCTCTGGCTACAAATATATGTTCAGGTATTCTTGAATCAGCAGGAATGACAAATGCCGATAGTACAGCTGCAATTGTAGCATGAACTCCTGATAAAAGAAATGAAGCCCAGACCCCACCAATGCCTAAAATTGCATAAAATATGACGTTCTTCACTCCCATTTTATTTGCCACGAACATTACAGCCAGAAAACAAAATCCTATTCCAAGGTTTAAAAGTGAAATCTCTGAAGTATAGAAGAGTGCAATAACAATTACAGCCCCTAAATCATCAACAATAGCAAGGGTTGTGAGAAAAACTTTTGCTGATTGTGGTATTTTGTTTCCCAATAAATATAATATACCTAACGAAAAAGCTATATCTGTAGCCATTGGAATTCCCCAACCACTAACAACTGTACTTCCGTTGTTAAAGATAAGATATATTACCGCAGGTATAATCATACCTCCAATAGCGGCACATATAGGGAGAATTGTGTTTCGTATCTTAGCTAATTCACCACTTATGAATTCTCTTTTAAGTTCAAGGCCAACAACGAAGAAAAACATAGCCATAAGACCATCATTAATCCATTGATGTATGCTGTAGTTCATATATAAAGAACCATTTAAAGATACTCCTATTTTATATTCAAAGAAGTGAGTATACCATTCAGCTAATGGTGAATTTGCTAATATCAATGCAATTATTACACTTATTGCAAGAACTATTCCGCCAGATTTTTCCTGCCGCATGAATACTTGCAATGGCATTAATATATTGTTTTTTACTTTGTTTTCTATCTTGCTATTCATATCGTTTGTATTTATATATGATTAAATATATGTTTACTATCTTATACCGCTAAGTTGATAATGATAAAGGTTGACTTTAAAATCATAAGTATGTATATTTTTAGTTCATAACATAAAAATCACAGATGATTATCTTTGTGTC comes from the Xylanibacter oryzae DSM 17970 genome and includes:
- a CDS encoding peroxiredoxin: METGQKLPEILGKDQNGNTIKMSDFKGKKLVLYFYPKDSTPGCTSEACNLRDNYERFLSLGYAVVGVSIQDADSHKKFIEKYELPFPLIADTDRVLVEALGIYGEKQMAGRKYMGVFRTTVIADENGVVERIFMPKDIKVNEHAEQILD
- a CDS encoding MerR family transcriptional regulator, encoding MKFKIGEFSCLTGVTVKTLRYYEQFELLVPDEVDEWTGYRYYNVAQMQTMSQIRQLKAIGFSLEEIRDLLEKDTHKPSISQLEEKIRQCNIRLNKLLNQRAQLMQIVDSQKQMNEMEKITIQSLPEIIVASHRRIIANFSELGPLCVNVIGPEMYRLGCKCSQPGYCFSIEHGDEYTPTNVDIEYFEQVEEMGQDSSIIKFKKLPAVSTAVCMKCYGPYEKLYDHYVELFKYIEQHGYHKIGKSRTCYVDGAWNQEDPDKWLTIIQVPVEKE
- a CDS encoding NAD(P)/FAD-dependent oxidoreductase; the encoded protein is MHVAIIGAGAAGCFAAINLKRLNPSVDVTVYESGNRPLAKVSVTGGGRCNLTNSFDGIKSLSAVYPRGERLMKRLLHEFSNKDTCEWFEREGVRLITQDDYCVFPQSQDAMEIVDTLINLMNKNKIKICTGHRVDNIEKNNTDEQNNDFRIKFSDTKIKDIKADAVVVAIGGSPHSKGLAFLDNFTLEIVEPRPSLFSFCLPQNSITEMTGTVVNEVEVSLSGTKHRASGPLLITHWGVSGPAILKLSSYAARSLFDNDYKAKLSVNWFGDKNENDVLEHFISTAKANPQKKLSTTRPEHINSRLWLNLLLQSGVDPEQRWCELSKKSYNRMVNTLTNNIYNIEGKNKFKEEFVTCGGIALNNVNSRTLECKTCPGLYFAGEVLDVDAITGGFNLQAAWTMGYVVAKSLSVK
- a CDS encoding phenylacetate--CoA ligase family protein, which translates into the protein MDSEFWQREIETMPRPELEKLQVEKLKRTINIALKSPLYKRRLGDFGINAESINTVDDIRKIPFTTKEDLRNNYPFGLVGGDMKDAIRIHSSSGTTGHPTVVVYSRHDIDSWANMIARNMYMVGCRNTDVFQNSSGYGMFTGGLGFQYGAEKLGATTVPAAAGNSKRQIMFIKDFGTTCLHAIPSYAIRLAEVFQEEGLDPRDTKLHTLFIGAEPHTEEQRRRIERMLGVKAYNSFGMTEMNGPGVAFECKYQNGMHLWEDNYIVEIIDPDTLEPVPDGTIGEMVLTTLDRTMMPILRYRTHDLTRIIPGECECGRTHRRIDRIKGRTDDMFIIKGVNVFPMQVEKILVQYHGLGSNYLITLDTENDNDIMTVEVELDNLNTENYPELERMTNNIKRALKDEILLTPKVKLVKKGTLPQSDGKAVRVKDLRDGRG
- a CDS encoding DUF3256 family protein; translation: MKLKKVYISFLILFLAAPVVAQNIREVFKQMPDSMFPYITNTNRLDFIDFKDANMKAEVNNSLGGKSEMKVLTDNYIEVELSSVSNLQIRLLPKDSTKVICMVTTFFGPEADSKVQFFSLNWKPLDIKSAVPSFDDFFVKPDSINTERFVQLKKMVEPVMYYVILSSKDNTITYSLSLPLLNKEDKKALDAVLRKVTLKWTGKSFM
- a CDS encoding NAD(P)-dependent oxidoreductase codes for the protein MESNSFQVVNEIFTTKEAIDEAKRCLNCKVPMCRKGCPIDNDIPEFVHQLSMGNMGKAMSIINDKSNLPAICGRVCPHEKQCQGNCILNKKGKGIQIGKLECFIADFDTDMNLIRERIQKNIRGRVAVIGSGPAGLTVAGDLARQGFDVTIFEGQNVAGGVLMYGIPEYRLPKTVVRKEIAKIEALGVNFVLNCLVGENNITVDSLFDEGYDAIFIGTGTSIPMNMNGVKGADLRGVNQSTYLLHCVNSYNEGVISRDMVPINPGERVAVIGGGNVAMDAARTAIRLGADVTVIYRSTQDKMPAIPSEYNDAVAEGVKFMWESSTIDFVGNEKNRLKAIHLNTPDGEKNVEFSRVFLAIGSRPANRIVSTTAGIDVDERGYVIVNERPMGMTTRSGVFAGGDVVHHPKTVVLAMKAAKEVASGIAQYVDAIKLLEDCKKLEEKG